The proteins below are encoded in one region of Festucalex cinctus isolate MCC-2025b chromosome 2, RoL_Fcin_1.0, whole genome shotgun sequence:
- the LOC144014414 gene encoding uncharacterized protein LOC144014414 — MSVVKPIRGDAGSGVATHLQCPLCGNFAKSHAFQLSHIASAHPTYLDGVAMGRLGNIVMYQSGARLFHCAECFFTSRDFNKLYQHIISKHCLDETTAAEGAGVEDNGSEKLEKEADEKVKEIDEDVKEVDEEVKEAVEEMMEVSEDVKEVKEVHENLNELDKELKELDEELKELDKELKELDEEVKEVDEELKEVDEEVDGEVKEEDKELKEVDGEVKEEDGDINEIDKDMKGANEEDDAAPQSPKEVKDEDATSEMMISDVDNCVLVFDGDIYHCLICGWWKNKLKGSAITHVVRKHNIPREFASQRIRQDDPASTSTFTPKRLPSSGADEEDDDPLSGDLLKEEMEATAKVVRFSSNRYVCIICGWKNKMKGFTISHVVRSHDVPRPYSCKDCKCTFFLPSRLRQHIRRNHRPGRYACPFCCFRSQFLSGFRRHCSRCTAREEGEAGLCLVLDEEGREPVVVKEETKETRAGRKRARRLIEEAEDEDELMFF, encoded by the exons ATGTCAGTCGTCAAACCGATCCGAGGGGATGCGGGCAGCGGCGTGGCCACCCACCTCCAGTGCCCCCTCTGCGGCAATTTCGCCAAAAGTCACGCCTTCCAGCTGTCCCACATCGCCTCGGCCCATCCCACCTACTTGGACGGCGTGGCCATGGGTCGCCTCGGCAACATCGTGATGTACCAGAGTGGCGCCCGGTTGTTCCACTGCGCCGAGTGCTTCTTCACCAGCCGCGACTTTAACAAACTGTACCAGCACATCATCTCCAAACACTGCTTGGACGAGACGACGGCGGCGGAAGGAGCCGGCGTGGAGGACAACGGGAGCGAAAAGTTGGAGAAGGAAGCAGACGAGAAAGTAAAGGAAATAGACGAGGACGTGAAGGAGGTGGATGAAGAAGTGAAAGAAGCAGTTGAGGAAATGATGGAAGTAAGCGAGGACGTGAAGGAAGTAAAGGAAGTACACGAGAATTTAAATGAACTAGACAAGGAATTAAAGGAACTGGACGAGGAATTAAAGGAACTAGACAAGGAATTAAAAGAACTAGATGAGGAAGTAAAGGAAGTTGATGAGGAATTAAAGGAAGTTGACGAGGAAGTAGATGGGGAAGTAAAGGAAGAAGACAAGGAATTAAAGGAAGTAGATGGGGAAGTAAAGGAAGAAGATGGGGACATAAATGAAATAGACAAGGATATGAAGGGCGCCAATGAGGAGGATGACGCAGCTCCGCAGAGCCCGAAGGAGGTGAAGGATGAAGACGCCACCTCCGAGATGATGATCAGCGACGTGGACAATTGCGTGTTAGTTTTCGACGGCGACATTTACCACTGCCTTATCTGCGGCTGGTGGAAAAACAAGCTGAAAGGTTCGGCCATTACCCACGTGGTGCGAAAACACAACATCCCCAGAGAGTTCGCCTCTCAGAGGATCAGGCAAGACGACCCCGCTTCAACCTCCACCTTTACGCCCAAACGCCTCCCGAGCAGTGGCGCCGACGAAGAGGACGACGATCCGCTCAGCGGCGACCTTCTGAAAGAGGAAATGGAGGCGACGGCCAAAGTGGTCCGCTTTTCTTCCAATCGCTACGTCTGCATCATATGCGGCTGGAAGAACAAAATGAAAG GTTTTACCATCAGTCACGTGGTGCGTAGCCACGACGTGCCGCGTCCGTACAGCTGCAAAGACTGCAAGTGCACGTTCTTCCTGCCCAGCCGGCTCAGGCAGCACATCCGAAGGAACCACCGGCCGGGACGCTACGCTTGCCCCTTCTGCTGCTTCAGGTCGCAATTCCTCTCCGGCTTCCGGAGGCACTGCAGCCGATGCACCGCCCGCGAGGAAGGAGAAGCGGGATTGTGCTTGGTGTTGGATGAGGAGGGGAGAGAGCCGGTGGTGGTCAAGGAGGAGACAAAGGAGACGAGAGCGGGGAGGAAAAGAGCGCGGAGGCTGATTGAAGAGGCCGAGGATGAAGACGAACTCATGTTTTTCTAA